CTTCCTGCATTAGAGTCGGCGCATGCCGTTGCGCAGGTCGTCAAGCTGGCACCTACGTTGACGGCAGATGATATTATCGTAATTTGCTTGTCCGGGCGCGGGGATAAAGATGTGGACTCCATTATCAAGTATTTGGGAGGAAATCCGTCATGAATTTAATTGATCAGGCGTTTGAACGCCTTAAAAGTGAAGGCAAAACGGCATTAATTCCTTTTCTGACGGTGGGCGACCCAGATGTGGAGACTACGGTGGAGATTATTCGGCAGTTAGAGTCTGCCGGAGCCGATATATTGGAGCTGGGTGTTCCGTATTCCGACCCGCTGGCTGACGGTCCTGTCATTCAGCGTGCGTCTGAGCGTGCACTCAAACGGCAAATCTCGATCCGCACCTGCATGGAAACAGCTTCTCTGGCTAGGGCGGCAGGTTCAAGCCTGCCTTTTATTTTGTTTACGTATTACAATCCTGTATTGCAGATGGGCATGGATGCTTTCTTTAGTGGCTTGCAGAAGCACGGTATCAGCGGTCTGATTATTCCCGACCTTCCGCTTGAGGAAGCGGAAGAGCTGGGAGCACGGGCGGCAGAGGTAGGAGTGCATCTAATCCCGCTGGTGGCTCCAACTTCTGAGCAGCGGATTGAGCGGATTGTCCGTCATGCCCGTGGATTTGTATATTGTGTATCCTCGCTTGGTGTAACCGGGGAGAGAGCTTCCTTTTTTGAAGGGATTGAGGGCTTTATTACGCAGGTCAAACGGCATACCGACATTCCGGTGGCGATAGGCTTTGGTATTTCAAATCGGGAGCAGGTCGTCCGGTTCTCAGACATTTGTGATGGAGTTGTGGTTGGCAGTGCCATTGTGCGTCAGGTGGAGGAAGCCATTCCATTGCTGGAGGATTCTGCGCGCAGAGAAGAAGGGCTTTTGCAAATTCGTGATTTTGTGGCACAATTAAAGCAGTAATTTGGCGTCAATATAGAGAGCAACACATTTAGTTCTGATTGGATAGAGGAGGTAGGGGCATGCAACCTAAACCGCATATTGTACATTTGCCAGTATATCAGCCCGGCAAACCGATTGAAGACGTAAAACGCGAGCTGGGACTTGATGAAGTGATCAAGCTTGCTTCCAATGAAAATCCGTATGGCAGTTCTCCCAAAGTATTGAAGGCCATTCAGCAGGAGTTTGCCAACATTAGTGTCTATCCTGACGGAAGCGCGGTAGCTTTGACACAGGCGCTGGCCAAACAGACGGGCCTGAAAGAGGAGCAGTTTATTTATGGCTGTGGCTCTGACGAAATTATTGCGTTGATTACGCGTGCGTTTCTGCTTCCCGGGGAAGAAAGCATCATGGCCGATCAGACTTTTTCCGTATACAAAAGTAACGTGGAAATTGAGGGAGCGGTTGCTGTTGAGGTGCCTTTGCGCGACGGTGTGCATGATTTGGACGCTATGCTGGCTCAAATCAATGACCGTACAAAAATTATTTGGATTTGTAATCCGAATAATCCGACAGGCACCATTGTCCCCGAAGCAGAGCTGATTGCCTTTTTGGACCAGGTGCCAAAGCATGTGATGGTCGTGCTGGATGAGGCTTATGCCGAGTTTGTGACGGACCGCTCGTATCCGGACGGCATTCGTTTGTTGTCAGCGTATGAGAATTTGGTGGTACTTCGCACGTTCTCCAAAATCTATGGTCTGGCTTCGCTGCGTATCGGCTATGGTATGGGTGCCGAGTCTACCATCCGTTTGATCAATCAGGTTCGTGAGCCGTTCAATACTTCACGGGTAGCGCAGGCTGCGGCGATTGCAGCTTTGGAGGACCAGGAATTTGTTCGGGAATGTCGGGATCGCAACGCAGAGGGCATAGCTTATTTGCAAAATGAGCTGGAGCGTCTTGGGCTGGAGTCTTTTCCGGCACACGGTAACTTTATTATGCTGGATGTGCGTCGTCCATCCGGTGAGGTTTTTCAGGAATTGCTTCGTAAAGGCGTGATCATTCGCGCTGGTCATCATAAATATCCGACATATATTAGGGTGTCCGTTGGATCGCAGCCGCAAAATGAATTGTTTATCCGTGCGCTGGAACAGGTCCTGGGGGCGGAAGCGGCGAAAGTACGCCTATAATTTCCGCAGATGGGATTTGATAATTGATGAAGATTGCCATTTTCGGCGTGGGATTGATTGGTGGGTCCCTCGCACTTTGTTTTAAAGGGAAGCCGGGCATCACCGTTGTGGGTCATGCCCATCTCCCTGAACTGGTGGAACCCATGTTAAGCCGTGGTGTCGTGGACACCGCGACTCTTTCGGTTGAAGAGGCGGCAGAGGATGCCGATTTTATTTTTTTATGCGTACCGGTTGGTTTACTGGAGCATTATCTGGAACTGTTAAGCAGGCTGCCGCTTAAAGCAGGTTGTATTATTACCGATGTAGGCAGCACGAAATCGTCGATTGCCAAAAAAGCAGCGGAAATTTCTTTGCATAACGCTTATTTTATCGGCGGTCATCCGATGGCCGGCTCGGAGCGTTCAGGTGTAAAGGCTGCTTCCGCGCTGCTGTTTGAGAACGCTTATTATGTGCTCTCCCCGGCAGAGGATGTGCCTGAGGAAGCGTACGGCTCGCTGGAGCGGCTGCTAAAATATACGGGGGCTCAGGTTGTACGCGTCCAGCCTGACATGCACGATGACATTGTCGGAGCAATCAGCCATCTTCCGCACATTATTGCAGCGGCCCTGGTCAATCAGGTGCGAAAGCACAATGATGAAAATCCGCTATACCGCACATTGGCTGCGGGCGGATTCCGTGATATTACGCGCATAGCCTCTAGTGATCCGATTGTGTGGCGGGACATTTTGCTAAGTAATCGCGATGTTTTGCTAGGTCTGCTGGAAGAATGGAACGGGCAGATTGAGCGTTTTACCCATTTACTGAGAACACAAGACGGAGAGGGAATCGCTGACGAGTTTTGGACGGCAGGTAATTTCCGTAGTGAACTGCCGGAGCGCCGCAAAGGTGTCATCGTCTCAACGTTTGATCTGTATATTGATGTACCGGATACCCCTGGTATTATCGGCAGGATTGCGATGGAACTGGGAAATCACAGTATTAACCTGAGCAATATGCAAATCATCGAAAGCAGGGAGGATGTTCCAGGCATTCTGCGGCTTTCCTTCCGACAGGAGCGGGATTGGGAACGTGCCAAAGTCCTGCTTGATTCGATGAGCTATAAAGTAGTGGTATAGGAAGGAAAGCGGGTGTTTGTTAAGGAGGTCGCTCCGCGATCCATTTGGTCTTACGATCGCTGTTGCCGCCGGATTTTTTCGATCAGATGCTTTAATGGGAAAATCCGGCGGCAAAGGCGAACGCTCCGCTTTCCAGATTCAAATGAACCTCTGCGTTACGGACCGCCTTAAAAGCACCACACTTTCTGGGAGTGAAGTTGCAGGAAAAGATTTAAAGCGAGCGAAGGTTCTCTTATGCTCGCTTTTTTGTTGCTTAAAGAGCAAGTGGAATCATTCTAGGTGTTACTTGGTTACTATGATTTTTCTATACATACCGTCGAACATTATAGGTACATCCTCTTTGATCCGCAATTTTAGCTTTTGTTTTTCATACAGTTCTTCAAAATTCAACCCGATATCGGTTCCTAACACCTTAATAACGGGCCTTATCGTTTTTTTGAATAATGAGGGCTTTTTTCCTTTAGGAGAAAACTTATCGAAAATAATAAGTTCCCCGTCTTTTTTCAAAACTCGCACCATCTCATCGAAGCATTTCTTTGCGTCAGGTACTACCGAGAGAATTAAACTTCCTACTACTATATCAAATTGCTCATCCATAAAATTCATTTGTTGAGCATCCATTTCTAAGAATTGTATGGAGGTATTGGTAAATTTCTTTTTTGCTTTGTTAAGCATTTCAGGTGAATAATCTATGGCAGTAATATCCAGCCCGTAGTGATTTATCAATTCTAAATCTGCCCCAGTTCCTACACCTACAAAAAGTATTTTTTGCGCGCTATGAAATGACTTTTCTTGAAATATGATCTTTCTAGAATTGAGGAAGCTACCTGAATTGAAAAACTTATCATAAATTGGAGACCAAATCTTATATATTGCCTTGTTCCAGTTATTATTCATTTCTTGCCTCCTACCCATTGAAAAAATTTATTATATAATAATGTGTTTTAATAGAATAATCAAATAATTGGTAAATTATTGAAAATTGGAGTTTATCAACCCACATGTGAGGCAACTGAATACGCTAAAAAGGAGTAATTGTAAACAAAAAAAAGACCACCCGGGCAAAGCCCCAGGTGGTAGCTACTTTTCTGAAGTAGCTGAGTAGGATAGGAGTGGAGAGAAACCATACTGTACTTTCATTATATGTATACGTTTTCATTTTGTCAATCGTTTTTTAAAGCGTT
This DNA window, taken from Paenibacillus kribbensis, encodes the following:
- the trpA gene encoding tryptophan synthase subunit alpha gives rise to the protein MNLIDQAFERLKSEGKTALIPFLTVGDPDVETTVEIIRQLESAGADILELGVPYSDPLADGPVIQRASERALKRQISIRTCMETASLARAAGSSLPFILFTYYNPVLQMGMDAFFSGLQKHGISGLIIPDLPLEEAEELGARAAEVGVHLIPLVAPTSEQRIERIVRHARGFVYCVSSLGVTGERASFFEGIEGFITQVKRHTDIPVAIGFGISNREQVVRFSDICDGVVVGSAIVRQVEEAIPLLEDSARREEGLLQIRDFVAQLKQ
- the hisC gene encoding histidinol-phosphate transaminase — translated: MQPKPHIVHLPVYQPGKPIEDVKRELGLDEVIKLASNENPYGSSPKVLKAIQQEFANISVYPDGSAVALTQALAKQTGLKEEQFIYGCGSDEIIALITRAFLLPGEESIMADQTFSVYKSNVEIEGAVAVEVPLRDGVHDLDAMLAQINDRTKIIWICNPNNPTGTIVPEAELIAFLDQVPKHVMVVLDEAYAEFVTDRSYPDGIRLLSAYENLVVLRTFSKIYGLASLRIGYGMGAESTIRLINQVREPFNTSRVAQAAAIAALEDQEFVRECRDRNAEGIAYLQNELERLGLESFPAHGNFIMLDVRRPSGEVFQELLRKGVIIRAGHHKYPTYIRVSVGSQPQNELFIRALEQVLGAEAAKVRL
- a CDS encoding prephenate dehydrogenase, which gives rise to MKIAIFGVGLIGGSLALCFKGKPGITVVGHAHLPELVEPMLSRGVVDTATLSVEEAAEDADFIFLCVPVGLLEHYLELLSRLPLKAGCIITDVGSTKSSIAKKAAEISLHNAYFIGGHPMAGSERSGVKAASALLFENAYYVLSPAEDVPEEAYGSLERLLKYTGAQVVRVQPDMHDDIVGAISHLPHIIAAALVNQVRKHNDENPLYRTLAAGGFRDITRIASSDPIVWRDILLSNRDVLLGLLEEWNGQIERFTHLLRTQDGEGIADEFWTAGNFRSELPERRKGVIVSTFDLYIDVPDTPGIIGRIAMELGNHSINLSNMQIIESREDVPGILRLSFRQERDWERAKVLLDSMSYKVVV
- a CDS encoding class I SAM-dependent methyltransferase codes for the protein MNNNWNKAIYKIWSPIYDKFFNSGSFLNSRKIIFQEKSFHSAQKILFVGVGTGADLELINHYGLDITAIDYSPEMLNKAKKKFTNTSIQFLEMDAQQMNFMDEQFDIVVGSLILSVVPDAKKCFDEMVRVLKKDGELIIFDKFSPKGKKPSLFKKTIRPVIKVLGTDIGLNFEELYEKQKLKLRIKEDVPIMFDGMYRKIIVTK